A genomic window from Phycisphaerales bacterium includes:
- the mraY gene encoding phospho-N-acetylmuramoyl-pentapeptide-transferase, producing the protein MLLELAEYLAKRDLGFLNVMFQLQFRALAAAGLSFAIVLLLGPRVIRWLVRQKIGDSGATDAEALRGHNQSKANTPTMGGILIVGSILASIALLGDLSVSYLRYGVVVIVWLAVLGGMDDWLKLTAKTRGSGSRQGLYAWEKLIFQLGLGVIISWFVYNQGVVQGAEHADDVRHVLNLPFQRTYDPVTRELNDSLVFLSLPVFIVIGTLVIAGMSNAVNITDGMDGLAAGISIAVSIGAFVLATIAGKQGWAQSLLVPYVGNADELSVMCGATAGACLGFLWWNCSPARVFMGDTGALSLGGIIGYVAVVTRQELLILLMSGVFLAEIGSVMLQVGYFKATGGKRIFKVAPYHHHLHLSGWPEQQVVARMWIVSVILVVLALALIKVR; encoded by the coding sequence ATGCTGCTCGAGCTCGCTGAATACCTCGCCAAGCGCGACCTCGGTTTCCTGAACGTGATGTTCCAGCTGCAGTTCCGCGCGCTGGCGGCGGCGGGGCTGTCGTTCGCAATCGTGCTGCTGCTGGGCCCGCGGGTGATTCGCTGGCTGGTGAGGCAGAAGATCGGCGACAGCGGGGCGACGGACGCGGAGGCGCTGCGCGGGCACAACCAGAGCAAGGCCAACACGCCCACCATGGGCGGCATCCTCATCGTGGGGTCGATCCTCGCGAGCATCGCGCTGCTGGGCGACCTCTCGGTGTCGTACCTGCGGTACGGCGTGGTCGTGATCGTGTGGCTGGCGGTGCTGGGGGGGATGGACGACTGGCTGAAGCTCACGGCCAAGACCCGCGGCAGCGGCAGCCGCCAGGGGCTGTACGCATGGGAGAAGCTGATTTTCCAGCTGGGCCTGGGCGTGATCATCAGCTGGTTCGTGTACAACCAGGGCGTCGTTCAGGGGGCCGAGCACGCGGACGACGTGCGGCACGTGCTCAACCTGCCGTTCCAGCGGACCTACGACCCGGTCACGCGCGAGCTGAACGATTCGCTGGTGTTCCTGTCGCTGCCGGTGTTCATCGTGATCGGCACGCTCGTGATCGCGGGGATGAGCAACGCGGTGAACATCACGGACGGGATGGACGGGCTGGCCGCGGGGATCAGCATCGCGGTGAGCATCGGCGCGTTCGTGCTGGCGACCATCGCGGGCAAGCAGGGGTGGGCCCAGAGCCTGCTGGTGCCGTACGTGGGCAATGCCGACGAGCTGAGCGTGATGTGCGGGGCCACGGCGGGGGCTTGCCTTGGGTTCCTGTGGTGGAACTGCTCGCCCGCGCGGGTGTTCATGGGCGATACGGGGGCGCTGTCGCTGGGCGGGATCATCGGCTACGTCGCGGTGGTGACGCGCCAGGAGCTGCTGATCCTGCTGATGAGCGGGGTGTTCCTCGCGGAGATCGGCTCGGTGATGCTGCAGGTGGGCTACTTCAAGGCAACTGGCGGCAAGCGGATCTTCAAGGTGGCGCCGTACCACCACCACCTGCACCTGTCGGGCTGGCCCGAGCAGCAGGTCGTGGCGCGGATGTGGATCGTTTCGGTGATCCTGGTGGTGCTGGCCTTGGCGCTGATCAAGGTGCGCTGA